The Phaenicophaeus curvirostris isolate KB17595 chromosome 15, BPBGC_Pcur_1.0, whole genome shotgun sequence genome window below encodes:
- the MYOT gene encoding myotilin isoform X2 produces the protein MYNKQASINSMQKASDQEMRGTKEALIQDLEKKLRCKDNLLQNGNQRLTYEERMARRLLGPVNAASVLETQSEEGTRNSQHQNAENIRLQVPTTHVRSRPSSRGDERGHDSIQEKFFQPRFTQVPEDVIIEEGRFCRLDFKVSGLPTPDVMWYQNGRMVHQDQFHKMIVSEKGFHSFIFEAVKSSDAGSYECVAVNRAGEASFTVKVEVIAKEHHTPPIFIFKPQSKKVFEGDTARLECQISAIPTPRIYWKRNNEMVQYNTDRISLLHDNTGRICLLIHNANKKDAGWYTVSAVNGAGVATCHARLEVATHANKPIPAPKQLRVRPTFSKYLALNGRGLDVKQAFSPEGEFQRLAEQSGLYESDEL, from the exons ATGTATAACAAACAAGCTAGCATCAACTCTATGCAGAAGGCATCAGACCAAGAAATGCGAGGAACAAAAGAGGCCCTCATTCAGGACTTGGAAAAGAAACTCCGATGCAAAGACAACCTTCTCCAGAATGGCAACCAG CGATTAACTTATGAAGAAAGGATGGCTCGCAGGCTGCTTGGACCAGTAAACGCCGCGTCTGTGTTGGAAACACAAAGCGAAGAGGGCACGCGGAATTCACAG CACCAGAATGCAGAAAACATCAGGCTGCAGGTTCCTACAACACATGTAAG GAGCAGACCATCCTCAAGAGGAGATGAACGTGGACATGACTCCATCCAGGAGAAGTTTTTTCAGCCACGTTTTACACAAGTGCCTGAAGACGTAATTATTGAGGAGGGGCGATTCTGCAGGCTTGACTTCAAA GTTAGTGGGCTGCCAACTCCCGATGTGATGTGGTATCAGAACGGAAGGATGGTTCATCAGGACCAGTTCCATAAAATGATAGTGTCAGAAAAGGGGTTCCACTCATTTATTTTTGAAGCAGTCAAATCATCTGATGCAGGGTCATATGAGTGTGTAGCCGTCAACCGTGCAGGAGAAGCATCCTTCACAGTAAAAGTGGAAGTAATTG CGAAAGAACATCACACGCCTCCAATTTTCATCTTCAAGCCACAAAGCAAAAAGGTTTTTGAAGGAGATACAGCCAGACTTGAATGCCAGATCTCTGCTATCCCAACACCACGGAtttactggaaaagaaacaatgaaatgGTACAATATAATACAGACCGAATAAG cttgtTACATGACAACACTGGAAGGATTTGCCTCCTGATTCATAATGCAAACAAGAAAGATGCTGGCTGGTACACGGTGTCTGCTGTCAACGGAGCAGGTGTGGCCACATGCCACGCCAGGCTGGAGGTTGCAA cacaTGCAAACAAGCCAATTCCAGCCCCAAAGCAGTTACGGGTTCGACCAACGTTTAGCAAGTATTTGGCACTTAATGGAAGAGGATTGGATGTGAAACAAGCTTTCTCACCAGAAGGAGAGTTTCAGCGTTTGGCTGAGCAGTCTGGACTGTATGAGAGTGATGAACTTTAA
- the MYOT gene encoding myotilin isoform X1 — translation MQSPSASLTASAYGSTPVFTKGLQNIRATKGQLVVFECRIRATPTLQVHWYREYDQIIDSADFRILRKKACSSAVPEEVCTLVITEAFPEDSGLFKCVAENEFGSAASSACLSVSPGAKEMESFAGAAHRPAVQVTMKKPTFPRNSQMGAKERETAGLASYSPETPGMGGRAEAANFSQMNSASEAGDFHGAYGNSPPASPLRENPHQESLYSARQGFHSIQEPSQESCCGLPPSFYQPPRQSQLSPTKTQDSRETSPMSVPSFPSVSSMCQPTMFNYERPKHFIQSKNVCQGQEQPPGPAASTESSRQIKQSSILIQPCNTSGQKFSSSSSLSSSITLSSPSCSAPKESTYPVTPASAQSPASSSSGPRLISMPNQTPAAFLCSVLPSQPDYNSQTPSPMEPHYSQPMYNKQASINSMQKASDQEMRGTKEALIQDLEKKLRCKDNLLQNGNQRLTYEERMARRLLGPVNAASVLETQSEEGTRNSQHQNAENIRLQVPTTHVRSRPSSRGDERGHDSIQEKFFQPRFTQVPEDVIIEEGRFCRLDFKVSGLPTPDVMWYQNGRMVHQDQFHKMIVSEKGFHSFIFEAVKSSDAGSYECVAVNRAGEASFTVKVEVIAKEHHTPPIFIFKPQSKKVFEGDTARLECQISAIPTPRIYWKRNNEMVQYNTDRISLLHDNTGRICLLIHNANKKDAGWYTVSAVNGAGVATCHARLEVATHANKPIPAPKQLRVRPTFSKYLALNGRGLDVKQAFSPEGEFQRLAEQSGLYESDEL, via the exons ATGCAGAGTCCCTCAGCCAGCTTGACTGCATCTGCCTATGGAAGCACACCCGTGTTTACAAAG GGTCTACAAAACATAAGAGCTACGAAGGGTCAGTTGGTGGTATTTGAATGTCGCATTCGCGCTACGCCCACCTTACAGGTTCACTGGTACAGAGAATACGATCAGATAATAGATTCTGCTGATTTCCGAATACTACGAAAAA AAGCTTGTTCATCAGCTGTTCCTG AGGAAGTCTGCACCCTGGTTATTACAGAAGCGTTTCCGGAAGACTCTGGATTATTTAAATGCGTTGCTGAAAATGAATTTGGATCTGCAGCATCCAGTGCATGTCTCTCTGTTTCCCCAG GAGCAAAGGAGATGGAAAGCTTTGCAGGAGCAGCCCACAGGCCAGCTGTGCAAGTCACCATGAAGAAACCCACCTTCCCGAGGAACAGCCAGATGGGAGCCAAGGAGCGGGAGACGGCTGGCCTGGCATCCTACAGCCCCGAGACCCCCGGGATGGGCGGCCGGGCAGAAGCCGCAAACTTCAGCCAGATGAACTCCGCGAGCGAGGCTGGGGATTTTCATGGAGCTTATGGGAATTCACCTCCTGCTTCACCTCTGCG GGAAAATCCACACCAGGAAAGCCTCTATTCTGCAAGGCAAGGGTTCCATTCTATCCAGGAGCCCAGCCAAGAAAGCTGTTGTGGTCTACCACCTAGTTTTTACCAGCCACCTAGGCAAAGCCAGTTATCACCAACAAAAACCCAGGACAGCCGCGAAACCTCTCCTATGAGTGTCCCTAGTTTCCCATCCGTTTCCTCTATGTGCCAGCCAACCATGTTTAACTACGAACGTCCAAAACACTTTATCCAGTCTAAGAATGTGTGCCAAGGGCAAGAGCAGCCTCCGGGACCCGCAGCCTCTACCGAGTCAAGCAGACAAATCAAACAGTCCTCCATCCTAATACAGCCTTGTAACACCAGTGGGCAGAAATTCTCCTCCTCGTCATCGCTGAGCTCGTCAATCACGCTCTCCTCGCCTTCCTGTAGTGCCCCTAAGGAATCCACATATCCCGTCACACCTGCATCTGCGCAGTCTCCTGCTAGCTCCTCATCTGGGCCACGGCTTATATCCATGCCTAACCAAACCCCCGCAGCGTTCTTGTGCTCAGTGCTCCCCTCGCAGCCCGACTATAACTCCCAAACTCCTTCTCCTATGGAACCTCA TTACTCACAACCGATGTATAACAAACAAGCTAGCATCAACTCTATGCAGAAGGCATCAGACCAAGAAATGCGAGGAACAAAAGAGGCCCTCATTCAGGACTTGGAAAAGAAACTCCGATGCAAAGACAACCTTCTCCAGAATGGCAACCAG CGATTAACTTATGAAGAAAGGATGGCTCGCAGGCTGCTTGGACCAGTAAACGCCGCGTCTGTGTTGGAAACACAAAGCGAAGAGGGCACGCGGAATTCACAG CACCAGAATGCAGAAAACATCAGGCTGCAGGTTCCTACAACACATGTAAG GAGCAGACCATCCTCAAGAGGAGATGAACGTGGACATGACTCCATCCAGGAGAAGTTTTTTCAGCCACGTTTTACACAAGTGCCTGAAGACGTAATTATTGAGGAGGGGCGATTCTGCAGGCTTGACTTCAAA GTTAGTGGGCTGCCAACTCCCGATGTGATGTGGTATCAGAACGGAAGGATGGTTCATCAGGACCAGTTCCATAAAATGATAGTGTCAGAAAAGGGGTTCCACTCATTTATTTTTGAAGCAGTCAAATCATCTGATGCAGGGTCATATGAGTGTGTAGCCGTCAACCGTGCAGGAGAAGCATCCTTCACAGTAAAAGTGGAAGTAATTG CGAAAGAACATCACACGCCTCCAATTTTCATCTTCAAGCCACAAAGCAAAAAGGTTTTTGAAGGAGATACAGCCAGACTTGAATGCCAGATCTCTGCTATCCCAACACCACGGAtttactggaaaagaaacaatgaaatgGTACAATATAATACAGACCGAATAAG cttgtTACATGACAACACTGGAAGGATTTGCCTCCTGATTCATAATGCAAACAAGAAAGATGCTGGCTGGTACACGGTGTCTGCTGTCAACGGAGCAGGTGTGGCCACATGCCACGCCAGGCTGGAGGTTGCAA cacaTGCAAACAAGCCAATTCCAGCCCCAAAGCAGTTACGGGTTCGACCAACGTTTAGCAAGTATTTGGCACTTAATGGAAGAGGATTGGATGTGAAACAAGCTTTCTCACCAGAAGGAGAGTTTCAGCGTTTGGCTGAGCAGTCTGGACTGTATGAGAGTGATGAACTTTAA